The proteins below come from a single Bombus pyrosoma isolate SC7728 linkage group LG10, ASM1482585v1, whole genome shotgun sequence genomic window:
- the LOC122571934 gene encoding uncharacterized protein LOC122571934 isoform X1: MKSPSGHECGIDYSDQMVSYATTIRRGIKWYRKLGIQLLLEISVVNALTVYKIATRKDVNIRRFRELLAAKLLGLSENTKNPCLRWNQHIAVRKNDSGRSIKRACKLCYADKSRRTDRSKTRENLKKTTTYCPNCSDQPQLCIECFKVLHSK, from the coding sequence ATGAAATCTCCTTCAGGCCACGAGTGTGGTATAGATTATTCCGACCAAATGGTTTCTTATGCCACCACAATTAGAAGAGGAATCAAATGGTACCGAAAACTTGGCATTCAACTCCTTCTGGAAATTTCTGTTGTAAACGCTTTGACggtttacaaaattgcaacaaggaaggatgtaaatattagaagatttagagaattattagctgcaaaattattagggctgtctgaaaatacaaaaaatcctTGTCTTCGTTGGAATCAGCATATCGCCGTTCGGAAaaatgattccggaagaagcattaaaCGCGCATGTAAACTATGTTATGCAGATAAAAGTCGTCGAACGGACCGATCAAAGACACgagagaatttaaagaaaacaacaacttattgtccaaattgttccgaccaacctcagctttgtatagaatgcttcaaagttttacattctaaataa